The DNA segment TTTATAAATATCCCAATAATGATGAAAGTCTGCCAAGGAGCTTTGACTATAAATCCCGGGAAATTGAAAATAAATTCAGGTATGAAGTTACCCTCAGAGAAAAGGGAATTAAATACAATTTCGGACTCAGTACAGAAGCAGCTAAATATGCAAATGCAACTTCACAACAAATTTATTTTAACGATAGTTTGATCTTCATTGACTATAATTCAGCATTGAGTTTATACAAATATGGAGTGTTCGGAAATGCATCTAAGACTTTTTTAGATAACCGTTTGCAACTCTCATTAGGAGTAAGAATGGATGGAAACAGCTACAATAAAACAATGTCAAATCCATTGAATCAGGCATCTCCTCGTTTTTCTGTTTCGTATGCATTAAATGCTAAAAATCAGCTGAATGCCGGAGTCGGAAGATATTTCCAACTCCCTGCTTATACTACATTAGGTTATCGCGATAATAATGACTTTCTGGTGAATTCAGCCTCTGCAAATTACATAGGAGCCAATCATGTCAATTTAGGCTTAGAGCATCGTTTCTCCCGTACAATCTTGTTTTCAGTGGAAGGATTTTACAAAGATTATTTTCAATATCCCATTGATTTAAATACAGGTGCAAGTTTGGCCAATCAAGGTGCTGATTACAGCAGTGTAGCTGGTGCAGCGCCTGTGGTCTTTTCAGGAACTGGTCATGCAGTGGGTTTTGAATTGCTGAATCGTGTAAATTTGAAGGACTTTAGACTTTTGGCTTCTTATACTTTTGTCAGAAGCTTGTTTACTGATATTAATGATAAACTGATTCCATCATCATGGGATAGTAAACATCTATTTTCATTAACTGCTACTAAGGAATTAAAGAAAAATTGGCGAATTGGATTCAAGTGGCGCTATGTAGGCGGTTTACCCTATACACCATACGATTTAGAAACATCCTCTTATGTTGCTGCTTTTAATGCAATCGGACAGGCTTATCCTGATTTTGATAAATTGAATGAAGGTCGCTTTAAGTCTTTTCATCAATTGGATCTACGAATTGATAAAAACTTTTTCTTTGAAAAATGGTCCCTTATGCTATATTTTGATGTACAAAATGCCTATAATTTTAAAAATGTGGGTCAAGATTATATTGTTAGGGAAAAAAATCCTGATGGTAGTTATAAAACAACAGACGGTGGGACAAAATATGTCTTAAATGCTGTTGCTAATAAGTCGGGAACATTGTTGCCAACTGTTGGATTAATGGTCAAATTTTAATTATTCATAACCAAAAAAAAAAGATGAAGAATTTTATAGCAACAGGGGCAAAGGCTCTTATTTTAATTTTAATACTTTCTGGATGCGCTAATCAAAAAGAGATGATAAATAAAGAAACAGTTAAAACACTCGAATTAGATAAGTATTTGGGTACATGGTATGAAATTGCACGTTTTCCTCATTCTTTTGAAAAAGGCTTGGTAGGCGTTACAGCTACTTATTCACTTCGTGAAGATGGTAAGATCAAGGTTGTAAATAAGGGCTTTAAAAACAGCCTCGAAGGCGAGGAGAGTATTGCTATTGGGAAAGCTAAAATACCTGATCCTGCTTTTCCTGCCAGATTAAAAGTGTCTTTCTTTTGGATTTTTTATGCTGATTATCTGGTTATGGATTTGGATGAGAACTATGAATGGGCTTTAATTGGAAGCAAATCGCCTAATTATTTATGGATTTTAAGTCGAACTCCTCAGTTGGATGAGAAACTTTATCAGGAATTGCTAAAAAAACTGGAAGACAGAGGCTATAATTTAGACCAATTGATTAAAGTTGAACAAAAGGCAAACTAGCAGTTAACAGCTCTTATTAAAGGATTCAAAAAGTAAACGGATTTTAGTTTCTACTAAAATTAATATATAAAAAGTATGGAATAAAGTTAATTAACACTATATTTGCGGTCTAAATAATAATTAATAAGTAATAATGAGTAAAGGAACAGTAAAATTCTTCAATGAGTCCAAAGGATTTGGATTTATTATGGAAGAAGAATCAAAAAAAGAGTACTTCGTACACGTATCAGGTTTAATTGATCAAATTAATGAAGGTGATGCAGTTGAATTTGAATTAAAAGAAGGTAAAAAAGGATTAAACGCAGTAGACGTTAAAGTTATTTAATAACTATTGTTGACTTTTTTATAGAACAAAGCCTATCAGAAATGATTGGCTTTTTTTTTGGCTTTTTTCTCTCACCCACAATTGGATGACTGTCGATATGGAAGAATTTCCATCTTTTTGAAACGTATTGTTACTAATATATTCTTATCTTCACACAATTGCATATTATTTTTTATGTTTTCGAATAATTGATTTAGATTATTATCTTTGTTTTGACAGTCATCGCTGATAAATAATGCCTTTCAAAATGATATTATCTGCTTTTTGTATTTTATATAACATTATAATTAATTTAAAATAGCTAAAAGTAATTTTAAATAACTAAATTAGTTTGATAATATAAGATAATATTAAACTAAATATTCTTTCTTTCAACCAAAAAACTAACTGTATGCGTTTATTGCTTCTGATACTATTCTCTCCTATATTCCTTTTTGCTCAATCAACAGATATTGATGATTTATTAGAAAAAGTTGATGAATTAAATGGAGTTGAAAAAGCGGATGTCTTATTTGAAATTGGAAACATTTTAATGGATGAAGAATATGACGAAGCCATTATCAATTTTTCAGAAGCATACGAGTTATATGAAAAATATGAAAGCAAATACCAAATCCATTATGTTGAAGCTAAGTTAGCCTATATATATATCAAAAAAGGAGATTTTAAGCAAGCAGAAAAGTTTCTTAAACAGGCTTATCCATTTTTTATATTAATGGATAATTCCACTGATAAATGTGCCTTGTTTGATCATATGGGATTGTATTACATGTACCAATACAAATTTGATTTAGCATTGGCTTATTTTGATTCTGCTTTGACTATTAGTGAGATGTTTAAGTTTGATGAACAGAGCATGACTATTAAAGCTAATTCTGCGTTGATCTATTTGTCAACTGGGAAATTTGATGTTGCATTAGAAATGTATTATGATATTATTTCTCTTATCCCTAAAGATGATACGATAGGATTAGCAACCTTGTATTTAAATATTGGCTCATGTTATCATAATTGGGGTTTTACCGATAGTGCATTGCATTATTATGAAGAATCATTAACTATTAATGAATCAATAGATAATAACGAAAATATTGCCAAATTACTCAACAATATTGCTGTCGTTCACAAACAAAAAGCCAACTATGAGATGGCAATTGAGTATTTTCAGAAATCAATTAAGGTAAAAAAAATATTGGGAGATAACAAAGGTATTGGAAGGTCTCAAATGAATATTGGTGCTGTGTTTGGTAGTATGGGGAATTATGAAAAAGCAATAGAAATTTATCATAAATCTATTGTTATTTTAAATCAGCATAAAGAGTTTGGTTCACTAGCTCGAACTTACAACAATATAGGAAACAATAAAATTGAATTGAAGGAACTGGATAGTGCTTATTTTTATTTTAGAATGTCATTGCATTTAAGACAAAAAATTCAGGACAATAAAGGTCAGATATCATCTCTTATTTCATTGGCAGATCTATTTACCCATGAATATGATAATATCGATTCTGCTTATTTTTATGCTTCTAAAGCACTAATATTAGCAAATGAAACAAAAGATGGATATAGTAAACTTCTTGCTGAAATAGTTGTTGCACGATATTATGCTCAAAATATGCAGTATCAAAAAGCAATAGAATTGCTAAAGCCAAATATTGAATTTCTTGAGCAGCAGGAATTGCATCAGCAATTAGCAGAGATTTTTGAAATTATATCAAATGCTTTTGAAGGCTTAGGTGATTTTAAAAATGCATTATCTTTCAGAAAACAGTATGAAAACAAGAAATCTATACTAGATAATATCGAAATTGAAACACGTGTAAATGAATTACAACTTGAGTATGCAAATGATTTACGATTGGTAGCAAAACAAAATGAAATCGATTTATTGGCAAAAGATCATGAACTGAGCAAATCAAAAACAAGAGTTTTAACATGGATAACTTTTGCCATCATTTCCATATTGATATTATTGCTTGTCACATTTTGGTTTTATTTTACTTCGCTTAAACAAAAGAGGATAATTCGGGTAGAATCAGAAAAAGCAAAACAATTGGTTTTGGATAAAACACAACTTGAAAACAGCAATCTGGAAAAAGATATTTCTTTAAAAAGTAAAGAATTGACAACAACAGCCGCACTGATTGTTCAAAAAAATGAATTATTGCAGCAACTTAAAGGAGATTTGGATAAATTAATAGTTGTTTCTAATGAAGAAGAAGGCTTAAGTCATTTTTTGAAATTAAGACGTATTATTAATGGAAGCATAAGTTTTGAGAAAGATTGGACTAATTTTAAAGCCCAATTTGAGCAAGTACATATCGATTTTTTCACTAAACTAAATGCGGCTTTTCCCGATTTAACCAATAACGATATCAAACTCTGTTCTTATATGCATATGGGTATGTCGAATAAAGAAATTGCTGCCATGTTCAATATTACGCAAGAGTCTTTAAAGAAAAGGCGCTCTCGTTTGCGCACAAAAATGAATTTAGAACCCAATTCAAATATTATGG comes from the Bacteroidota bacterium genome and includes:
- a CDS encoding TonB-dependent receptor, whose protein sequence is MKQLIILFLSILFSFALFAQNAQVKGKIIDASNNEPIGFSNVIVVGTAIGTTSDLDGNFIITGLKPGYLTLQASFIGYKSKLSEDILISNSNTPFIEIILEPTAQELSEFVIVADPFEKKQEAPLSMQRIGTKEIESNPGSNRDISKVIQSFPGVGSTPAFRNDVIIRGGGPSENRFFLDDIEIPVLNHFSTQGASGGPVGIINADFIQSVDFYAGSFPSGKYNALSGVLDFKLKEGNKDKTNLQATLGASETALTVDGPLGKKTSYIFSVRRSYLQFLFSAIGLPFLPTYNDYQLKLKTNFDIKNQLSIISLGSLDKLVLNDGIDDPDAAQEYILSQIPVNNQWSYTIGAVYKHFFDKGYHTFVLSRNMLNNEFYKYPNNDESLPRSFDYKSREIENKFRYEVTLREKGIKYNFGLSTEAAKYANATSQQIYFNDSLIFIDYNSALSLYKYGVFGNASKTFLDNRLQLSLGVRMDGNSYNKTMSNPLNQASPRFSVSYALNAKNQLNAGVGRYFQLPAYTTLGYRDNNDFLVNSASANYIGANHVNLGLEHRFSRTILFSVEGFYKDYFQYPIDLNTGASLANQGADYSSVAGAAPVVFSGTGHAVGFELLNRVNLKDFRLLASYTFVRSLFTDINDKLIPSSWDSKHLFSLTATKELKKNWRIGFKWRYVGGLPYTPYDLETSSYVAAFNAIGQAYPDFDKLNEGRFKSFHQLDLRIDKNFFFEKWSLMLYFDVQNAYNFKNVGQDYIVREKNPDGSYKTTDGGTKYVLNAVANKSGTLLPTVGLMVKF
- a CDS encoding lipocalin family protein translates to MKNFIATGAKALILILILSGCANQKEMINKETVKTLELDKYLGTWYEIARFPHSFEKGLVGVTATYSLREDGKIKVVNKGFKNSLEGEESIAIGKAKIPDPAFPARLKVSFFWIFYADYLVMDLDENYEWALIGSKSPNYLWILSRTPQLDEKLYQELLKKLEDRGYNLDQLIKVEQKAN
- a CDS encoding cold shock domain-containing protein — its product is MSKGTVKFFNESKGFGFIMEEESKKEYFVHVSGLIDQINEGDAVEFELKEGKKGLNAVDVKVI
- a CDS encoding tetratricopeptide repeat protein, coding for MRLLLLILFSPIFLFAQSTDIDDLLEKVDELNGVEKADVLFEIGNILMDEEYDEAIINFSEAYELYEKYESKYQIHYVEAKLAYIYIKKGDFKQAEKFLKQAYPFFILMDNSTDKCALFDHMGLYYMYQYKFDLALAYFDSALTISEMFKFDEQSMTIKANSALIYLSTGKFDVALEMYYDIISLIPKDDTIGLATLYLNIGSCYHNWGFTDSALHYYEESLTINESIDNNENIAKLLNNIAVVHKQKANYEMAIEYFQKSIKVKKILGDNKGIGRSQMNIGAVFGSMGNYEKAIEIYHKSIVILNQHKEFGSLARTYNNIGNNKIELKELDSAYFYFRMSLHLRQKIQDNKGQISSLISLADLFTHEYDNIDSAYFYASKALILANETKDGYSKLLAEIVVARYYAQNMQYQKAIELLKPNIEFLEQQELHQQLAEIFEIISNAFEGLGDFKNALSFRKQYENKKSILDNIEIETRVNELQLEYANDLRLVAKQNEIDLLAKDHELSKSKTRVLTWITFAIISILILLLVTFWFYFTSLKQKRIIRVESEKAKQLVLDKTQLENSNLEKDISLKSKELTTTAALIVQKNELLQQLKGDLDKLIVVSNEEEGLSHFLKLRRIINGSISFEKDWTNFKAQFEQVHIDFFTKLNAAFPDLTNNDIKLCSYMHMGMSNKEIAAMFNITQESLKKRRSRLRTKMNLEPNSNIMVHLNDLFI